The following proteins are encoded in a genomic region of Terriglobia bacterium:
- a CDS encoding fibronectin type III domain-containing protein — MPKPIRSKALAGFFKLSDVDVVRDGISVQTNMTGNSKFPNPPVDLATLKTNLDSLTTLMSQAADGSKKVIAQKNQQREVVIGMLRLLARYVENVSLNDPTAFETSGFQLASRPKAQTAPLSEKIRKIDHGPNSGQILVWLQSVLKAGSYELHFGPAVNGGAPTTGTTQGVLGVKLPIVLTGLTPGATYFFQVRALLQDGFTDWSDPVTFICT, encoded by the coding sequence ATGCCAAAACCAATTCGTTCCAAAGCGTTGGCCGGCTTTTTCAAGCTGTCCGACGTGGATGTCGTCAGAGACGGCATCTCTGTTCAGACCAATATGACCGGTAATTCGAAATTCCCGAATCCGCCGGTCGATCTGGCGACCCTGAAGACCAACCTCGACTCGCTGACGACACTCATGTCGCAAGCGGCCGACGGAAGTAAGAAGGTCATCGCTCAGAAAAACCAGCAACGTGAAGTCGTGATCGGAATGTTGCGGCTGCTCGCGCGTTACGTCGAGAACGTTTCTTTAAACGACCCGACGGCGTTCGAGACGAGCGGATTCCAGCTTGCTTCAAGGCCGAAGGCGCAAACTGCGCCGTTGTCCGAGAAGATCCGCAAAATCGATCACGGTCCCAACAGTGGGCAGATTCTCGTTTGGCTCCAGTCCGTTCTCAAGGCGGGCAGCTACGAGCTCCACTTTGGGCCGGCCGTCAACGGCGGCGCACCCACCACCGGGACAACGCAAGGCGTCCTGGGAGTGAAGTTGCCGATCGTTCTGACGGGCCTGACGCCGGGCGCCACCTATTTTTTCCAGGTGCGCGCTCTGCTTCAGGATGGTTTCACCGACTGGAGTGACCCGGTTACGTTCATCTGCACGTAG